Genomic DNA from Telopea speciosissima isolate NSW1024214 ecotype Mountain lineage chromosome 2, Tspe_v1, whole genome shotgun sequence:
AGTTGCACTGAACTGGGTAGTCCATTCTACCTCAACTAGGCATCTCAGCCTTGTTTCAAATACAAACCCttcccccaccaaaaaaaacccaacaacaacaacaacaaaggaagCAGAATCTCATCTAATCAATCAATACAAGTTTCCTGCAAACTGCAAAAACCAACCATGTTCCTGAAACAGGTTTAGGCAATCAAAACCACATTGAGTCATGTTACTCAGCAGTTGTATGGCCATCCGATTTTAAAACTGAGGGATGGAGAAAACCTGTTCTTGCCAAACACAAAGATTTGCATTGGTGTTACTTCATTTGAAAGATCCAAACACCTGACTGTGATGAAACCTTCGTTAATTTGAACCTTTATGCTTTTTTCCCCACCCACATCAGTATGCCCCTCAAGTAAGCTTTTCCTAAATAGTTTGGTTGAGGTCAGATTTTCCATAAAATACTGAAGAAGGTACATCACATTTTCACCTTTCTTTATGAATTTAGTGAAGGACTTTAAGGTCACAGAAACTAGTCAAACATTTCTTCACAATGACTGGTTGGAACCAGAATAAGAAAAGTTaaagattaaaaataataaagcaAAAAAAGAGGACAATGTTCTTTATGATTCACACGTAAATGGAGACATCAGTCCCCAAACATTACTAGCACTTGAATCATTGACTTCAATTTAACAATCTCAACAGAAAGAAAATTTAACTGGTCAATTGGTATCCAAAAGGGGGCAAAATCAGAGGAATCCACAGATTATCATGTTGCTCATTACAGCAAGAAAAATGTGATAAATTTAAACCAACTATTCAATATACTTTTCTTCAAAACAAGGCTGAGGTTTACAGCCACAAAAACCTTTCCGCAAAATCAAATTGAAGAGTCAAACACTAACAAGTATAGCTTGGTACAGAATACAAACTATTTCCTTCCTCTACTAAGCCTCTGAAGGTGATAATTGATGCTTCCCCAAGGCTTTCTACTCTTCCCAGTCTGCAATTGTCAAGAATGATGGGAAAATTGGATTAATTTGATTCCACAGAAAAGAATAAGCAAATTGTACCAGTCATAGATGGATTAAATGATGTAAGTTCCATATTCCAAAGAGAGAAAGTTTCCTCAAGTGTATTGATGCTATAAGAAATTAAAACCTGAGCATCCATGCAGGCACTAAGAAGTTCCTTCTGCCGAACACATTTACCGTCATTGTTCTGGTTCAGCGCCAAACAATTCAGGAAGGTTACCATCTCCTTCATGCAAGGCTTCCTAAGAGTTCCAAACTTCTTTGGATTTATATACAAACCACCTTGTTTTCGACCCATCTCTCTTAGACCTACAGAATGCAAGCAAAAAGTTGCTAGCTTAACTGATAAATTGCGACCCAAATTATATTTAAAAGAGGGTTTCAAATTTCATTATAACTTGGGGCAGGAAACAGAAGGatgaaaaacaataaaaggcaCACTCATGATAAAACATAAAATCATAACAAATTCTTTACTCatgaaaaaaaacccaacactTCCTTGTTTCTCTTTATTCATTTATTCTACTTGGTAATTGATTATGCTCTTCCTTGAAAAAGTTGGAGGTTTCCCATTGTTAAGTGAACttaaggtgaaaaaaaaaacccaaggtAGTTAAGAGACTTGACAATAATTAGAATTCAGtaagcaagaaaagaaaggatTACTCCCCTCCTTAGAATTGAGGCTACTGGATGAACAACAAATTTGAGATCAACAGATAAAAAAGGATTGTATTACTTTGATGTACCAATAGAGCATGTACAAAAGGGAAAAGCATTCACTACTCCTAAGATATACTCCTGAGACTATGAAACCTATTCCTTACGTTCAACAAATGTAAAACTTATACCCTTATCAGATCCCAAATGTTATGTATGCAGTACAGGGCCTTACATCTCAACTCTCAAAAATCCTTCATAGTCCAAAAGTGTAAAGGGGGTGAAAAAGACTGATCACCAATTTATATTATTAGATCTGAGGCAGTTGTGGAACATGCACTTTGCATCTTAAGTGCAGtgaaaaattcaaaaccaaCTAGAATACCTGACGGGTTTCTAGAAGCCCAAGGAACTAGGTTTCGGAAACTTGGATTAAATGAGAATCACAGTGACAGGTTTAGAAACCAGAATTCAGAATAAATTGAATAACAATTAATCCAAGAATCGAAATGGGATAATAATCTCGTTGAATGTCAGAATAATGGAGAAAAATAACTTCCCAACTTCTGGACCGAATCTGATGGACGGGTCTGAAGTTTTGGGATAGTCCTACTGGGGTTAAGATTCTAGAAGCACAACTCAAATTAGCAATCCAAACCAGTATATTCAGGAAACTTCAGACAACAATAATTATGAACTGATTTTATGGATAAACAATGCCTTGTGTTAAGTTATGTACATGTACTGCAGGGGTATTTATGTCATTTACCTTGTAGTACAGTTGGTGGTGATGTTCTTTGTTTAtgaccacgatagggggagtgtccctatcggGATATAGGTTAGCTTAGTCAGTAGTTTGCTATTAGTTTAAGTCTTActtttattcttcttgtaaTTAGTAGGATTCTTACTAACAGTCTAATTGCAAAGTTATAAAAAACTGCAGGGTACCACGGTAGACTAGGTCTGAATCTATCGTGGTTCAGCACATACTCTCTCCCATTGTTCAATCTCTCTTCTACTTTGCAGGTATTAGTTTCAGATCTTGTTTCGCTACAAAACTATAACAGCAAGCAGAAATCAGATCTGAAAGATCAGCCACGAAACAGAAGAATTCAGAAAATCTTAGTGAGAGAAGGATTTGAAAATAGGACTTTTTACGTTCAAAACAGTAGCAGAGCTTTAGAACAGAAACCAAAAGCTTAATATGAAATCAGATTTGACTTCCAACgcttaaaatttaaattaaaaaaattccttgtTGGAATAAGAATTCAAAAAACTTGAAGTAAAACTGGGTTTTATGCCAAGATCAGCACACCAGAACATTAATGGAAGTTAAAACTTTAAACAAAAGGATAGCAATTTCGGACCATTAACTAGAAACAGATTCGGCAACTAAAAGatatgaatgaaagaaaagttATGTTACTTGGAATCGATGGAAGGATTAcagaacagaagaagaagaatagaataaGAGGATAAGACCAGGCTTCTCACCTAGCCTTGCTGGAATCCCTCAAGCGTATTGGAGTCTAACCAATAGAATAGTTGAATTCCACAACCAGATTCTGAATCCCACAGAAAAAAGCAGCAAAAAGCCATCTTCATTCATCAATAgattcgtgtacaaggctggACCCCCTTAcaaactcaaacactaaaaagaaaagatctaaaccaatccttaactaatacgGTAACATACACTAacaaggaaactaaaataatgaaagaaactgatTCAAAGcaggactggacttatagaattctaatccagcctaactaaaacactttatAACTATTAAAATAAGTAAATACACTTAACTTATTCCATGGCCTAGCTTTTACCCATattataggctcattaaagtgtccctttacaatgaaaacacattggatcaaaggctcaacacatacataatccaacccaaagcttgtttccactaaaataagcccaattGTGATTTATCTGCATTAATACCTTTCAAATCTAAACAGCAGGTCTTtgaaaaccaaaccgtttaaaccATTAGAACCATTGATCTGTCCTTGTTCTGGTTGTACCAATTTCTGGAGCCACTTTTCACTGGAAAACATGGTTTTCGTCAAAGACTGTTCAATTCAATAGTCAAACTAGACAACTGGACCAGACATTCCTAGGTTCATTGGTCAAGCTAGACCAAAGTGGAGAATAAAATCTAAATTTCTAAAGCCTAAGGCTAAAGTCAAGGTTCATACTCGGAAACACTAGAATTATTTTTTAACTAAATGGACGTGTCTGCTGATTTCATAGTCCTCACAATAGGCTTCATCGTCATAGTATGAGTTATTTGAGCAACAAGATTCAGCTCTTCTCCATAATCCTCGTTAGGCTCTTCAGCTACCCATGTACTGCAGCTGCAATGGGTCTTCTAGTAGGGCACTGGTTTGACTTATGCCAAAATTTATCACGCCAACAGCACTTTGTGCCTCTTAAGATCTTCAATTGGGGCTTTACCTTTATTATCTGTCCTCTAACTGTTAGTCCTATTGTTGGTCACAGGCATGGTTACCAGCTTATTGGATCTGCTGTTataatttttggatttttcgTCTACCACATTTTCAATGAAAGTTTGTTGATTGGGTCCAGTTCTCTTCCACATGTAAGGCCTTCTGGAATCAATCTTTACATCGTATATAGCAATGAGATTCAAGGCTTTCTTAATCTTTGGATTGAAGCCATTCTCGAAATACCAGAGTATATCCACTATCTTCATCTATGCTACACCTTGACAAGAGCTCATCAAATTTCTTCATATAAATCTATAAATTACCATCTTAAGGTCAGAATTAGAGCATACAACTTGCTCTGAAAATCTTCGGGCAAGTATTTATCTTTAAGCTTTTGCTTCATTACTTCCCAGGTTGTTGGTGCTTGATGACTGCACTTAAGCTTTTTTTTCAAGGTATTTTCACCATGTCTTTGTTTAAGCTGTGAGCCTGGCCCTGGCATATCTAATTTTTCTATCTTTTGACATGGTCTGCCAATCAAAGAAATCCTCAAGCAAAGCAATCCAATCTAGAAATACTACAGGATCCATCTTTCCAGTAAAATCAGCAACCTTAAGATGTAAACTTCTCAGTTATATAACTTGCTTTTCAGGTCCATCCTCTTCTAACATGGTACGAATAAGTTCAACTAGAGATCCCCTCTGACATGTATTATTCCTTAGAGATCCATTGGCTACTTTAGGAACTGCTTGAACATTCACTGGGATACCTGCAGCTGGTATGTACTGGAATGTTTATCATCAACATCCACGTGTTCTATTTGGTCTTCAAAGTTGTCGCGGAGAATCCCTCCAACTGTAAGTTTCTGTCTAGATTCAGGAGAAGTAAGTCTTTCATCAAAATAGTCCATTTTTCTAATATCCTAATGAGAAGTTCATCTCTTTGCCTATCAGTAAACAAGCCTCAATAATTTCTTCCATGCCTAGTTCACATCCTCTCAAACAAGCTCTTACACCAATTTGGTGCAGCTAGAAGAACTCCAAACTTCAATGAACGCAGGTCCAAATCCCGCAAGTACtaggagaaaattatcacacCCCAAAAGGTTTGTTGGATCATATTATGATAAGGGATTACAGAAGGAAGAAACTTTGAGAATTCATTCTCTTTCAATAGGGAGGAAATTAAAGAAACAACTTGAATTAACTCACAATTCAATGAGACCAAGTTCCCTGTAAACCCTATGAAGCATGATGTTCACAAAAGGCCGATTACCCTCTCAAAACAACAGGTGCAACTTCACTAGAATTAATTTCTGGTCAGACTTCAGAGTATGAATTTTTTGACCTAAATTCAATGCATAAAACAGCAAGAGAATTAAAGGAAATTAAACAAGCACATGCAAACAGTAATTGCAGAACACAAAAAGGATGAATCAAATTGAAATTCAATCAAGATATCTCGAAATCAGATTATACCTACAGACTGGTAAGCTGTTCGTGCACAGAACTGAAGCAAATCAATATAACAGAATTCgaattgagaaagaaaataatctgACCTCTCGAAATTGATGAGAACTAAGATGaacaaatctaaaaaaaaaaaacttgatcatGTTCGCTggaagtaaaaaaagaaaaaagaataaaattgagGAGGGGGTGTGGGGGGAAGTGTGGGCATTAAGAATCCTAAACCTCACTATTCATTAAATCTGACGCCTCTAAAGAGCTAAACACCAATAGAGAAAACACATTACACATTACCTGAAGTTTCCCAACTAGAAGTATTAAGATTGATCTAACAAAACCACAAAACCAACACTTATTCATTTAATGGAGCCCATGGCAGAGATTAAAACCCAGTGAGAGATCTCCTATTGCTTCATATATTTTCTTAATCGAAAGTAATTAAGCAAACAGAAAAGCCTATCGCAGGTTCTGAAATCTGGGCATGAAGAGAACTGCATCAACATAGATGGGCAAATTGGGCATCTGGGGTCGAACGTAAACACCCATTAAAtacagaaaagagaaaaaaaggctCATTTAGCTTCTATGTCAATCAGATTCCCGCAATGAAATACAGAAACCaagtggggaaaaaaaatcaaaggttCAACTCGGAGAATCAGCCAGAAAGAGCTCAGAAACATACCAGTGACGTCGTTCAGAGTGAGTCACGGTTATCGCTACAAACGCGTTCGCCCGAGGAAGAGAGGGAGATTACGTGTTTGGTTATATTCCGATACCCATTGATTTGTTagtttaggggtgtcaaaactcAAAACGGAGGCCGAGCCggaaaaccaaaaattgatCCGATCGAACTGCATATGGGTTTCGAttcgggtttttttttggggggtttagATGGATTAGCTATTGGTCCAATTCGATTTGGCCCAATATATACTAAAAACCAATAAGATTGTTTGACACTCTTGAAATTGTGAAATGGAAGTAGGAGCAACAACTGTTTGACAATTCGGGAGTTGTGAAATCAAGGTTTCAAAATTCGAGATATAGGATCGAAATGGAGGCACAAATTGAAGTATTTTATGTCCGTAGTGCATAAGGCAGCTTGTTGACCCAAACTATATTAGTATGAATCATCTTTTGTAAGATTCTTTTGATATTTTTGTTAGTTGCTTCCACTGTGGGATTTATTTGTGACGTATATACTGAAGAAATGTGTCTCTTGATATTAAACTTTTTATATAATACCCTCATCTTTGAAATGTGAATCTTGATTCGATATCAATTCATGTGGTAAACCATGTTGATGGATGATGTTCTCATTAATAAACTAAACTAATCTAGATGTTGTAtgtttggcatatgtttatgtGTCTATTCACTTGGTAAAGTAATCTAAAACAATTAAAATGTATTCATGAAGATTAGAAGATTTGAAAATAATCAATTATATCTATGTCCTAGATGACGAATGACCATGGAGAATTCAACGTGTG
This window encodes:
- the LOC122649657 gene encoding uncharacterized protein LOC122649657 gives rise to the protein MGRKQGGLYINPKKFGTLRKPCMKEMVTFLNCLALNQNNDGKCVRQKELLSACMDAQTGKSRKPWGSINYHLQRLSRGRK